Proteins encoded within one genomic window of Triticum aestivum cultivar Chinese Spring chromosome 2D, IWGSC CS RefSeq v2.1, whole genome shotgun sequence:
- the LOC123050827 gene encoding leucine-rich repeat extensin-like protein 3, with protein MAPDRADEASPRPDPPPPQQPLSLPLPDPDRRRRLPPHRSPVVSHRPSTPSVSLSLAPNLRLSVLHPDPDPRWRPPIQPLPSSPTARARVQHPESQASISSSAPVPKRLCLPVPPEDGDDTSSGWISPEDLAPPPPPPYHAAASYSPPPVSGPAAGSVPPPKNTMDSVKDVLGKMGKRFGEAARKTENITGNFWQHHEIRFSSSLLYCRHAEPAGVCFFRGKEEIFKKKVPEADAASSD; from the exons atgGCACCAGATCGAGCCGACGAGGCCAGTCCGCGGCCAGATCCGCCACCGCCACAGCAacctctctctcttcctctccccgatccagatcgaagaCGGCGGCTCCCACCTCATCGCTCTCCCGTCGTCTCCCACCGTCCTTCCACACCGTCCGTTTCACTCTCTCTCGCACCCAACCTCCGGCTCTCCGTCCTACATCCAGATCCCGATCCGCGGTGGCGCCCTCCGATCCAACCCCTCCCTTCTTCTCCAACCGCACGCGCCCGCGTCCAGCACCCGGAGTCGCAAGCCTCGATCTCCTCCTCCGCGCCCGTTCCCAAGCGCCTTTGCCTCCCTGTCCCGCCGGAGGACGGCGACGACACCTCCTCGGGTTGGATTTCGCCGGAGGACCTGgccccgccgccccctcccccgtaCCACGCTGCCGCGTCCTACTCCCCGCCGCCCGTCTCCGGCCCCGCCGCCGGCTCCGTGCCGCCTCCCAAGA ACACCATGGACTCGGTGAAGGACGTCCTAGGGAAGATGGGGAAGAGGTTCGGCGAGGCCGCCCGCAAGACGGAGAACATCACCGGCAACTTCTGGCAGCACCATGAGATTCGCTTCTCGAGCTCTCTGCTGT ATTGTAGGCATGCCGAGCCTGCTGGCGTATGCTTCTTCAGGGGCAAAGAAgaaatcttcaagaagaaggtgcCCGAAGCTGATGCCGCGTCGAGTGACTGA